A window of Ignavibacterium sp. contains these coding sequences:
- the mscL gene encoding large-conductance mechanosensitive channel protein MscL, whose product MKMLQEFKAFAMRGNVVDMAVGIIIGGAFGKIVSSFVGDVIMPPIGLLLGGVDFSDLALTLKAAEGDQPAVMLKYGMFINTVIDFIIIAFAIFMVIKAMNTLKKKEEEKPAAPPEPPADVKLLTEIRDLLKKS is encoded by the coding sequence ATGAAGATGTTACAGGAATTCAAAGCATTTGCAATGAGGGGAAATGTTGTTGATATGGCAGTAGGTATAATCATCGGAGGTGCGTTCGGAAAAATAGTTTCATCATTTGTCGGTGATGTAATTATGCCGCCAATTGGATTGCTGCTTGGTGGGGTTGATTTCAGTGACCTTGCATTAACTCTAAAAGCCGCTGAAGGAGATCAACCAGCTGTTATGCTTAAATACGGAATGTTTATAAACACAGTGATTGACTTTATAATAATTGCTTTTGCAATTTTTATGGTTATTAAAGCTATGAACACTCTGAAAAAGAAAGAAGAAGAAAAACCTGCTGCTCCACCTGAGCCACCAGCAGATGTAAAACTTCTTACTGAGATCAGAGATTTGTTAAAGAAATCTTAA
- a CDS encoding T9SS type A sorting domain-containing protein — MKKQIPALFVLIVLVLFSTVDVFSQWVAQTSGTTVRLRQLKAVDDNVVWACGASGVVLRTINGGTTWEVKTPTNAAVTNYSIDAIDSLTAWVTGTVGGSADFTIWKTTDGGMTWTAQYNNPAGFSDGIRFFNANDGVCYADPDPWPSTYWEILVTTNGGDTWTRVPASNIPPADSTNGEYGAAGSIDVVGNTVWFSSYYNGSANPTKVYKSTDKGNTWTVSGFNQQQGFAGSSYLAFANANEGVAVCLDGTTAKTTDGGVTWTVTPVTGAAFRYVVNVPGFNLYLAVGSSGASWYSSDGVNWTALSTGTTQTLYGIDATANFAWACGNSGTILRFSGPPLPVELTSFTASLEKEGVQLVWTTASELNNHGFEIQRSADKSDFTTIGFVKGHGSTTQVQNYSFIDRSAFEGKYYYRLKQIDFNGLYNFSDVIEVDVRSIDNFALEQNYPNPFNPTTLIGYVLKEKASVRLSVHNIIGEELAVLVNEDQEKGYHSVNFNATNLPSGVYLYKLQAGNFTAMKKMVLMK; from the coding sequence ATGAAAAAACAAATTCCTGCTTTATTTGTTCTCATTGTTCTCGTTCTATTTTCTACTGTTGATGTATTTTCTCAATGGGTTGCGCAAACCAGTGGAACAACAGTAAGACTCAGACAGCTTAAAGCTGTTGACGACAATGTTGTATGGGCTTGCGGTGCAAGTGGAGTTGTTCTCAGAACAATTAATGGAGGCACTACCTGGGAAGTCAAAACTCCAACGAATGCAGCAGTAACTAATTATTCAATAGATGCAATTGATTCTTTAACTGCCTGGGTTACAGGTACAGTTGGTGGTTCTGCAGATTTTACAATCTGGAAAACTACTGATGGTGGTATGACTTGGACAGCACAATATAACAATCCGGCTGGCTTTAGTGACGGCATTCGCTTCTTCAATGCAAATGATGGAGTTTGTTATGCTGACCCTGATCCCTGGCCTTCAACTTATTGGGAAATTCTTGTAACAACTAATGGTGGAGATACCTGGACAAGAGTTCCTGCAAGCAATATTCCGCCGGCTGATAGCACAAATGGCGAATATGGAGCTGCTGGTTCTATTGATGTTGTTGGAAACACTGTTTGGTTCAGTTCATATTATAATGGTAGTGCAAATCCTACCAAAGTTTATAAATCAACAGATAAAGGTAATACCTGGACGGTGTCAGGATTTAATCAACAACAAGGGTTCGCTGGCTCCAGTTATCTGGCTTTTGCTAATGCCAATGAAGGTGTTGCAGTTTGTCTGGATGGAACAACTGCAAAAACAACTGATGGAGGTGTAACCTGGACTGTAACTCCTGTTACCGGTGCTGCTTTCAGATATGTTGTTAATGTCCCTGGTTTTAACCTCTATTTAGCTGTAGGTTCATCTGGTGCAAGCTGGTATTCTTCAGATGGTGTAAACTGGACAGCACTTTCAACAGGTACAACTCAAACTCTCTATGGTATTGATGCTACAGCTAATTTTGCCTGGGCTTGTGGTAATTCAGGCACAATTCTCAGATTCTCTGGACCACCATTACCTGTTGAATTAACTTCATTCACAGCATCTCTTGAAAAAGAAGGTGTTCAGTTAGTTTGGACCACAGCTTCTGAATTAAATAATCATGGATTTGAAATTCAGAGAAGCGCAGATAAATCTGATTTTACAACTATTGGATTTGTCAAGGGACATGGTTCAACAACTCAGGTTCAGAATTATTCCTTCATTGACCGAAGTGCATTTGAAGGCAAATATTATTACAGACTAAAGCAAATTGATTTCAATGGCCTTTATAATTTTTCAGATGTCATTGAAGTTGATGTAAGAAGTATAGATAACTTTGCTCTTGAACAGAATTATCCGAATCCGTTTAACCCTACTACTTTGATTGGATATGTTCTGAAAGAAAAAGCTTCGGTTAGATTATCTGTTCACAATATTATTGGTGAAGAATTAGCTGTACTTGTAAATGAAGATCAGGAGAAAGGTTATCACAGTGTTAACTTTAATGCTACTAATTTGCCGAGTGGAGTTTACCTCTATAAACTTCAGGCAGGTAATTTTACTGCGATGAAGAAAATGGTTCTTATGAAGTAA
- a CDS encoding dienelactone hydrolase family protein, translating into MYRLLIFLSFILFSSINFAQEKSCCQVDVSFASFGEDKSFREAHQLPKDFVLQDAKGKMIKFKTADGKEANAYYIQSPKPSKKFVFVFHEWWGLNDNIKREADELQKELGNVNIMALDLYDGQVATKREDAAKLMQSNDKTRSMEIIKGAIKFAGKDAEIGTIGWCFGGGWSLQASILAGKQGKACVIYYGIIENTPETFKDLNAPVLGIFAEKDGWITPEVYGNLEKNLKAAGKKVTVKSFNADHAFANPSNSNFDEKATNEAKELTLKFFKENLMK; encoded by the coding sequence GATTACTAATTTTCTTATCGTTTATTTTGTTTTCGTCAATCAACTTTGCTCAGGAAAAGTCCTGCTGTCAGGTTGATGTTTCATTCGCAAGTTTTGGTGAGGATAAATCTTTTCGTGAAGCTCACCAATTACCTAAAGATTTTGTATTGCAGGATGCTAAAGGTAAAATGATTAAATTCAAAACAGCTGATGGAAAAGAAGCAAATGCTTATTACATCCAGTCACCAAAACCATCAAAAAAATTTGTTTTCGTTTTCCACGAGTGGTGGGGTTTAAATGATAACATAAAAAGAGAAGCAGACGAATTACAAAAAGAATTAGGTAATGTGAACATAATGGCGCTTGATTTATATGATGGTCAGGTTGCAACTAAAAGGGAAGATGCTGCAAAACTGATGCAATCAAATGATAAAACTCGTTCGATGGAGATTATTAAAGGTGCAATAAAATTTGCTGGTAAAGATGCTGAGATTGGAACCATTGGTTGGTGCTTTGGAGGCGGTTGGTCATTACAGGCAAGCATCTTAGCCGGCAAGCAGGGTAAAGCTTGTGTTATTTACTACGGAATAATTGAAAATACTCCCGAAACATTTAAAGATTTAAACGCACCGGTATTGGGAATTTTTGCTGAGAAAGATGGCTGGATAACGCCTGAAGTTTATGGAAATCTCGAAAAGAATTTGAAAGCTGCAGGAAAGAAAGTAACTGTTAAAAGTTTTAATGCTGATCACGCTTTTGCAAATCCAAGCAACAGCAATTTTGATGAAAAAGCAACTAATGAAGCAAAGGAACTGACACTAAAGTTCTTCAAAGAAAATTTGATGAAATGA